The Sediminispirochaeta smaragdinae DSM 11293 genome has a segment encoding these proteins:
- a CDS encoding LacI family DNA-binding transcriptional regulator, protein MKKVTVKDIARLCGVSIGSVDRALHNRSGINADTRARILQVCEQQGFRINRFAQSLSRQQYRLAAIIPEKGDEFYRIVEQGLRTAAEELKDLNVHLEITKTKKLGYEEENAWMETYLAEGFHGVAVCAGHMRRLNVVIDKLVSSGVHVVTMATDAPESKRTATVAVPPQKTGAIVASYMGRFIHTPGTVCVLTGSNQIMDHAYKAEGFKAAINGYWPQLRLGEILETDEDPCRLKAAVKTLWERYPDLKGLYLVTYGGHFCGEAMEELGIQKKITFIATDIYRRLWPYLERGTIDMLVHQNPFRQGYEAVQLLFDGLTGKEQDRKAYKVFPEFVIKETLEFYQ, encoded by the coding sequence TTGAAGAAGGTAACAGTTAAGGATATTGCCCGACTATGTGGAGTTTCTATCGGTAGTGTCGACCGGGCATTGCATAACCGAAGTGGTATAAACGCAGATACACGGGCACGTATCCTGCAGGTTTGTGAACAACAGGGATTTCGGATAAACCGCTTTGCCCAATCGCTTTCCCGGCAGCAGTATCGGCTGGCGGCTATCATCCCTGAGAAGGGGGATGAATTCTATCGGATCGTTGAACAGGGGCTTCGAACTGCGGCGGAAGAGCTGAAAGATCTTAATGTTCACCTTGAGATCACGAAAACGAAAAAACTGGGCTATGAGGAAGAAAATGCATGGATGGAAACCTATCTTGCAGAAGGGTTCCATGGTGTTGCCGTCTGTGCCGGGCACATGCGTCGCCTTAATGTGGTTATTGATAAATTGGTGAGTTCGGGTGTTCATGTCGTCACCATGGCTACCGATGCGCCGGAGAGTAAGCGGACCGCCACGGTTGCTGTTCCTCCGCAGAAGACCGGAGCAATCGTAGCATCCTACATGGGGCGATTCATTCATACTCCCGGAACAGTATGTGTCCTGACCGGAAGCAATCAGATAATGGACCATGCGTACAAGGCCGAAGGTTTTAAAGCTGCAATTAACGGTTACTGGCCACAGCTCAGGCTGGGAGAAATCCTGGAGACCGATGAAGATCCCTGCAGATTGAAGGCTGCGGTGAAAACACTCTGGGAGCGATATCCTGATTTGAAGGGCTTGTATTTGGTGACCTACGGTGGCCACTTTTGCGGAGAGGCAATGGAAGAGCTTGGAATTCAGAAGAAGATCACCTTTATCGCAACCGACATCTATCGTCGTCTATGGCCCTATCTGGAGCGGGGAACTATCGACATGTTGGTTCATCAGAATCCTTTTCGGCAGGGATATGAAGCCGTACAGCTTCTTTTCGACGGTCTCACCGGTAAGGAACAAGATCGAAAAGCATATAAGGTTTTTCCCGAATTCGTTATCAAAGAAACCCTGGAATTCTATCAATAA
- a CDS encoding ROK family protein codes for MKINEDLLQEGIIVAAGKGSSTDEGGKKPSLYRFNAQNKLIISLHIKYDRIHFRLSDLTYKSLKKDEISIRENEVFPEIAKKMKILIERNSSPEERQSTFLACMVAIHGNVDSESGICIHSTYFPSWGTYNNLKEQLTPVLGLDCPIYLDNWIRYKAYGESKIGLAKNYDTVVLIDAGWHGVTSGILIGGKIYAGKHFLSGEIGHSLINPQETELCACGSSGCFEQQISEKRVLTRVRTLLEHYPGSTLAKEGKGLGLLSVFDAADEGDSLARTVLDEVINWFAIAISNIIMFFDPEIILIEGEYASKCRYMEKGIDKRVWELALPRLTRQTALLFSDGQSVPTLKGAAILGVDKFYTM; via the coding sequence ATGAAAATTAACGAAGATCTTCTGCAAGAAGGGATTATCGTTGCTGCGGGTAAGGGCTCTTCAACGGACGAAGGGGGAAAGAAGCCCTCGCTGTACCGTTTCAATGCTCAGAATAAGCTCATCATTTCGCTTCATATAAAATATGATCGAATTCATTTTCGTCTCTCTGATCTTACCTATAAAAGCCTGAAAAAAGACGAAATATCCATACGGGAAAATGAGGTTTTCCCGGAAATCGCAAAAAAAATGAAGATATTGATTGAAAGGAACAGCAGTCCAGAGGAGCGGCAATCCACGTTCCTTGCCTGCATGGTGGCAATTCACGGCAATGTGGATTCGGAAAGCGGCATCTGCATCCATTCAACCTATTTCCCATCATGGGGAACCTACAATAATCTAAAAGAACAGCTTACCCCCGTGCTTGGTTTGGACTGTCCCATCTATCTTGACAACTGGATACGCTATAAGGCGTATGGGGAGAGCAAGATTGGTCTTGCAAAAAACTACGATACCGTTGTGCTGATCGACGCAGGCTGGCATGGGGTCACTTCAGGAATCCTCATCGGAGGGAAAATTTATGCTGGTAAGCATTTTCTCTCCGGCGAGATAGGACACAGCCTGATTAATCCGCAGGAGACAGAACTTTGTGCCTGTGGAAGTTCCGGCTGTTTCGAGCAGCAAATATCGGAAAAAAGAGTACTCACCAGGGTACGCACATTACTGGAGCATTACCCGGGCTCCACATTGGCTAAAGAAGGTAAAGGATTGGGTCTGCTTTCCGTTTTCGATGCTGCCGACGAAGGTGATTCTCTGGCCAGAACCGTTTTGGACGAGGTTATTAATTGGTTTGCGATTGCAATCTCCAATATCATTATGTTCTTCGATCCCGAAATCATCTTGATCGAGGGTGAATACGCCTCAAAATGTCGCTACATGGAAAAGGGAATCGATAAGCGAGTATGGGAACTCGCCCTTCCCCGCCTAACACGTCAAACGGCTTTGCTATTCAGCGACGGACAATCGGTTCCTACCCTCAAGGGTGCGGCAATCCTCGGAGTCGATAAATTTTATACGATGTAA
- a CDS encoding TIM barrel protein, whose amino-acid sequence MTHANRLGLNRIIQPGLSITEFIKFAADCDFAGIELRNDLEDSRVLGGERAADIIAVCHGLGIDILTINALQRFNDPALFEQKKEELLLLMAEAEKVGCKNIVLCPVNDPKDARGKEQQREDLVQALKTYGPLFEKKNMVGFIEPLGFPICSVRYKQEAVAAIQNSGFDVLYRIVHDTFHHFLSEEKQVFPEWTGMVHISGVYAGKKKDAITDDDRVLVDAQDIMDNKNQITRLLDGGCDAPISFEPFSSSIQKLGLSELKQKLTKSIHYIFNT is encoded by the coding sequence ATGACTCACGCTAACAGGCTCGGCCTTAACAGAATTATACAACCGGGTCTCTCCATCACGGAATTCATCAAATTTGCTGCCGATTGTGATTTTGCCGGCATTGAGCTGAGAAATGACCTGGAAGACAGCCGGGTTCTCGGTGGTGAACGTGCTGCCGATATCATTGCAGTCTGTCACGGCTTGGGGATCGATATACTTACCATCAATGCTTTGCAGCGGTTTAATGATCCCGCTTTATTTGAGCAGAAAAAGGAGGAACTGCTTCTGCTGATGGCAGAGGCGGAAAAGGTCGGATGTAAGAACATCGTTCTTTGTCCGGTAAATGATCCGAAGGATGCTCGGGGAAAGGAACAGCAACGAGAGGATCTCGTGCAGGCACTGAAAACGTATGGACCGCTTTTTGAAAAGAAAAATATGGTGGGTTTTATCGAGCCTTTGGGTTTTCCGATCTGCAGTGTACGCTATAAGCAAGAAGCCGTCGCAGCAATTCAAAATAGCGGCTTCGATGTCCTTTACCGCATTGTACACGACACCTTTCATCATTTCCTTTCCGAAGAAAAGCAGGTTTTTCCTGAATGGACGGGTATGGTCCATATTTCAGGTGTATATGCCGGTAAGAAAAAAGATGCAATCACCGATGATGACCGTGTCTTGGTGGATGCACAGGACATAATGGATAACAAGAATCAGATTACGCGGCTGCTTGACGGCGGTTGTGATGCCCCGATCTCCTTTGAACCCTTCTCTTCTTCTATTCAGAAGCTGGGATTATCAGAGCTGAAGCAGAAGCTTACAAAAAGTATTCATTACATTTTCAATACGTAA
- the iolG gene encoding inositol 2-dehydrogenase yields the protein MRKLNLGIIGAGRIAYVHARSITYNIPHAEIKIIADPYMTDEAKKWIAEFNIQTISRDYKDVINNPEVDAVLVCSSTNTHAQCTREAATAGKHVFCEKPIDLDIREIKKTIDVVEKSGVKFQVGFNRRFDHNFMALREAVAKKTIGELHLVKITSRDPSPPPLDYVKVSGGLFMDMTIHDFDMVRYLTGSEVDEIFAYGNVLVDNAIGSAGDIDTAIISMKMKNGAMAVIDNSRKAAYGYDQRGEVFGSLGMMVTGNDTLHTGTFWGKEGVVAQKPLYFFLERYREAFSHEMIEFVHAVAEGRPVPVGGIDGLNSVILAAAAAESLKQGKSITVSY from the coding sequence ATGCGAAAATTGAATTTAGGAATTATTGGGGCGGGAAGAATTGCCTATGTGCATGCACGAAGTATTACCTACAATATTCCACATGCGGAAATTAAGATCATCGCCGATCCCTATATGACGGATGAGGCAAAAAAATGGATTGCGGAATTTAATATCCAAACCATATCAAGAGACTATAAGGATGTGATCAACAATCCGGAAGTAGATGCTGTCTTGGTTTGTTCTTCTACCAATACGCACGCCCAATGTACCCGGGAAGCTGCCACTGCCGGGAAACATGTTTTCTGTGAAAAGCCCATCGATCTTGATATCCGGGAAATAAAGAAAACAATTGATGTCGTTGAAAAATCGGGAGTGAAATTCCAGGTTGGGTTCAATAGAAGATTCGACCACAATTTTATGGCTCTCCGTGAGGCTGTTGCCAAAAAAACAATTGGGGAACTGCACCTGGTAAAAATAACTTCACGGGACCCGTCTCCGCCTCCCCTCGACTATGTCAAAGTGTCGGGCGGCCTTTTCATGGATATGACAATTCATGATTTTGATATGGTGCGATATCTCACCGGAAGCGAAGTCGATGAAATTTTTGCATACGGAAATGTCCTGGTCGACAACGCGATTGGGTCCGCAGGTGATATCGATACTGCCATCATAAGCATGAAGATGAAGAACGGGGCCATGGCCGTCATTGATAATTCCAGAAAAGCAGCATACGGATACGATCAGCGGGGAGAGGTCTTCGGTTCTCTGGGAATGATGGTTACCGGAAATGACACTCTGCATACCGGAACCTTTTGGGGGAAAGAGGGCGTCGTCGCGCAAAAGCCGTTGTATTTCTTTCTTGAGCGCTATAGGGAGGCCTTTTCTCATGAGATGATCGAATTTGTTCATGCTGTTGCCGAGGGGCGACCTGTTCCGGTGGGAGGAATTGATGGGCTGAATTCTGTTATTTTGGCTGCTGCTGCGGCTGAATCCTTGAAGCAGGGAAAGAGTATCACAGTATCGTACTAA
- a CDS encoding substrate-binding domain-containing protein — MEKRFSMVLVLLSLLLTPIFANGSQESSSSQEGGKSYRIAFTMALRDQFLSTMENACLAEAKKEGVKVASQDAQQSSNAQLSQVQQFAAQDYDALIVNLVTTDNSQAVLSAAGDMPVVFVNRAPDVDLVKGKQTYVGSDEHKSGAFQAQALAKFFTERNVKTINYVLLQGTLGLQHTTLRTSSVKKGLEDAGFTLNQVYQDTAEYDRAKALNKMQQFIASGKKFDCVICNNDEMALGAIAAMKQAGLDPKEIPVVGIDATAAGLTAMENGELYATVFQDAKGQGEGALKAAMALASGQEIDTYIDIPFQLVDQSNYKNYMK; from the coding sequence ATGGAAAAAAGATTCAGTATGGTTTTGGTTCTTCTCTCGTTATTATTGACACCAATTTTTGCCAATGGGAGTCAGGAGAGCTCATCCTCTCAGGAGGGCGGTAAAAGCTATAGGATCGCTTTTACCATGGCACTGCGTGATCAGTTCCTGTCGACCATGGAAAATGCATGCCTGGCAGAAGCAAAAAAAGAAGGGGTTAAGGTTGCTTCACAAGATGCGCAACAAAGCAGTAATGCACAGCTTTCGCAAGTTCAGCAGTTTGCAGCCCAGGATTATGATGCTTTGATTGTCAACCTTGTCACTACTGACAATTCACAGGCTGTTCTTAGTGCAGCGGGGGATATGCCGGTGGTCTTTGTGAACAGGGCCCCGGATGTCGATCTGGTAAAAGGCAAACAGACGTATGTTGGCTCGGATGAACATAAATCCGGAGCATTCCAGGCTCAGGCATTGGCAAAGTTTTTTACGGAAAGAAATGTAAAGACAATCAACTACGTCCTGTTACAGGGTACACTTGGACTGCAGCATACTACCTTAAGGACCTCTTCTGTGAAAAAAGGGCTCGAAGATGCCGGTTTTACCCTGAATCAGGTGTATCAGGATACTGCTGAGTATGATCGTGCAAAGGCCCTGAATAAAATGCAGCAGTTCATTGCCAGCGGCAAGAAGTTTGATTGCGTAATCTGTAATAACGATGAAATGGCTTTAGGCGCGATTGCGGCAATGAAACAGGCTGGTTTGGACCCGAAAGAGATTCCTGTGGTAGGTATCGATGCAACAGCGGCCGGACTTACTGCAATGGAGAACGGAGAACTTTATGCCACCGTTTTTCAGGATGCAAAAGGGCAGGGAGAAGGGGCTCTCAAGGCTGCAATGGCATTGGCTTCTGGTCAGGAAATAGATACCTATATCGATATTCCATTTCAGCTGGTTGATCAAAGCAACTATAAAAATTACATGAAGTAG
- a CDS encoding sugar ABC transporter ATP-binding protein → MNGSEYVLEIHDVVKRFPGVLALDQVNFSLRKGTVHALMGENGAGKSTLMKCLLGVYHMDSGQISLHGEPVTILNPADAIRHGLSMIHQELNPIPKRSVCDNIWLGRELRKGIHLDQTEMMRQSRDILSRLHIKVNPAKLMGSLSVAQMQMVEIAKAVSYNAEIIIMDEPTSALTEAEIRSLFTVIEELKAANKAVIYISHKIDEIFEICDDVTVFRDGKNAGFATVKDATPQGLISMMVGRKVNNIYPKVDCPIKGPVLKVEHLSSGETFQDISFTVHKGEIFGFYGLVGAGRTEVCETLFGMREKSAGTIQLNGKNIKIKSPKDAIRHGIGMVTEDRRASGIFPVLSVLDNISIANLKKYCNRLYKINHVALRKEAIAFGDELRIKMPGYGARIMNLSGGNQQKTIVARWLMMQPDILIVDEPTRGIDVGAKAEIHSLITKLAGEGKAIIMISSEMPEVMGMSDRILVMHEGKMTGIIKRPDFTQERIMELAIK, encoded by the coding sequence GTGAATGGAAGCGAATATGTTCTTGAAATCCATGATGTGGTCAAAAGATTTCCAGGGGTTCTGGCGCTTGATCAAGTTAATTTTTCGTTACGCAAAGGGACTGTTCATGCACTAATGGGTGAAAATGGGGCAGGAAAATCCACATTGATGAAGTGCTTGTTAGGAGTGTATCACATGGATTCCGGCCAAATCTCTTTGCATGGAGAGCCTGTTACCATTTTAAACCCGGCAGATGCAATCAGACATGGCCTCTCGATGATTCACCAAGAGCTAAATCCGATTCCAAAGCGAAGTGTCTGCGATAACATATGGCTCGGAAGGGAATTGCGAAAGGGAATACATCTTGATCAAACGGAAATGATGCGGCAGTCCAGAGATATTCTCTCCCGCTTGCATATTAAAGTGAATCCTGCAAAGTTGATGGGTTCCTTATCGGTTGCGCAAATGCAGATGGTGGAAATTGCCAAAGCTGTTTCATATAATGCCGAAATAATCATCATGGACGAACCGACATCGGCGTTGACTGAGGCGGAAATTCGTTCTTTATTTACGGTTATTGAAGAACTGAAGGCAGCAAACAAGGCCGTAATTTATATTTCCCACAAAATCGATGAAATCTTTGAAATTTGTGATGACGTTACTGTTTTTCGGGACGGTAAAAATGCAGGATTCGCTACGGTCAAAGATGCCACGCCTCAGGGTCTGATCAGCATGATGGTCGGAAGGAAGGTGAACAATATCTATCCGAAAGTCGATTGTCCTATTAAGGGGCCGGTATTGAAAGTCGAACACCTAAGTTCGGGAGAAACATTCCAGGATATCAGTTTTACCGTGCATAAGGGAGAGATTTTCGGGTTCTACGGATTAGTTGGAGCAGGTAGGACTGAAGTCTGTGAAACGCTTTTCGGAATGAGAGAAAAAAGCGCTGGAACTATTCAGCTGAATGGAAAAAACATCAAAATAAAGTCACCCAAGGATGCTATCCGCCATGGCATAGGAATGGTAACGGAGGACCGTAGGGCCTCGGGTATTTTCCCCGTTCTGAGTGTCCTTGACAATATCAGCATCGCGAATCTAAAAAAATACTGCAATCGTTTGTATAAAATAAATCATGTAGCATTAAGAAAAGAAGCCATAGCGTTCGGTGATGAATTACGCATAAAAATGCCGGGTTATGGAGCACGGATCATGAACCTCAGCGGTGGAAACCAACAGAAAACCATCGTTGCACGTTGGCTGATGATGCAACCGGATATCTTGATTGTCGATGAACCTACACGGGGAATTGACGTAGGGGCAAAAGCAGAAATTCACTCATTAATTACGAAACTGGCTGGAGAAGGAAAGGCAATAATCATGATCTCTTCTGAAATGCCGGAAGTTATGGGCATGAGCGACAGAATTTTAGTTATGCATGAGGGTAAGATGACCGGAATCATTAAGCGACCCGATTTCACACAAGAAAGAATAATGGAATTGGCAATTAAGTAA
- a CDS encoding ABC transporter permease translates to MESLKKQNNNLPPVTSRKESLISLLSENKMFVILAMAYLLLGILTRGAYFAPDNFLYMVQAESGVGILTFGVTFCIISGGIDLSLGSVVSLSSVVAGSFAQKLAYSAKIFPGMAPYPAVVALLIGLAVGLAVGFTNGMFIAYTRIHPFIATLGSMCIARGLALVYTKGQPVSQLTDSFNKFGNIHIWGDVTGIMVFFIICGAISWYLLNQTRFGRSVYAIGGNLAGNSAAARVVGINVEHNLVKVYALSGLFAGLGGVLIAARTGAGNPTLGLNMELDAIAAATIGGVSQRGGIGRISGVFAGILILGIVKSALIYLGISSYFQDIVKGVIIIFAVVLDMTGQKNN, encoded by the coding sequence ATGGAATCCTTGAAGAAACAGAATAACAACCTACCCCCGGTTACCAGTAGAAAGGAAAGCCTGATAAGTCTGCTTTCCGAAAATAAGATGTTTGTAATCTTAGCCATGGCATATCTATTACTCGGAATATTGACCCGAGGTGCCTATTTTGCCCCGGATAACTTTCTTTATATGGTACAAGCAGAATCGGGAGTAGGCATCTTAACGTTCGGTGTAACGTTTTGTATCATTTCCGGAGGAATCGATTTATCTCTTGGATCTGTTGTTTCCTTGTCGTCGGTTGTGGCTGGGAGCTTTGCGCAAAAATTAGCATATTCTGCCAAGATCTTTCCCGGTATGGCCCCTTACCCTGCGGTCGTTGCACTACTGATCGGTCTGGCCGTTGGTTTGGCCGTTGGATTTACAAACGGCATGTTTATTGCTTATACGAGAATCCATCCGTTTATCGCAACCTTAGGCAGCATGTGTATCGCAAGGGGCCTTGCTTTGGTCTATACAAAAGGACAGCCTGTTTCGCAATTGACCGACAGCTTTAACAAGTTCGGCAATATCCATATTTGGGGCGATGTAACTGGTATTATGGTTTTCTTTATTATATGCGGCGCCATATCGTGGTACCTGTTGAATCAAACACGGTTCGGCAGAAGTGTATATGCAATAGGAGGTAACTTGGCGGGAAACAGTGCTGCTGCACGTGTAGTCGGAATCAATGTCGAACATAACTTGGTCAAGGTATATGCCCTCTCCGGGCTTTTTGCAGGCCTTGGCGGAGTCCTGATTGCAGCAAGGACCGGCGCCGGAAACCCAACCCTGGGACTGAATATGGAACTGGATGCAATTGCTGCTGCGACCATAGGCGGTGTTTCTCAAAGAGGAGGAATCGGGCGTATCAGCGGTGTTTTTGCCGGTATATTAATTTTAGGTATCGTAAAAAGTGCCTTAATTTATCTTGGTATTTCTTCCTATTTCCAGGACATCGTCAAAGGTGTGATTATCATTTTTGCTGTTGTTCTTGATATGACGGGGCAGAAAAACAACTAA
- a CDS encoding ATP-binding protein yields MIDREVESELFLLSKEFPIIAILGPRQSGKTTLSQKVFSGYEYVSLEDIDHREFAQNDPRGFLLRYGGKVIFDEIQRVPQLISYLQTHVDKHKENGQIVITGSHNFLLMEQISQSLSGRVGIVKLLPFTASELKATNNSLGDLLYNGMYPRIYDQHIRPETFYKNYIATYIEKDVRQIKQIMNLDNFMKFIRVLAGRTGQELHLASIGEECGISHNTVNEWISVLEASFIIYRIRPYYKNYNKRIVKNSKIYFTDTGLVCNVLGIRKKEELDYHFLKGSIFETFVVNELMKENLNTGEKVGLYFWRDNHKKELDIVIDAGSQTYGVEIKSSATIQEKYFAGLKYWSELSGVEPSKMYLVYGGEESFRRNNMNVVGWRHIKEKLMENAI; encoded by the coding sequence GTGATCGATAGAGAAGTAGAATCAGAATTGTTCCTGCTCAGCAAAGAATTTCCAATTATAGCAATATTAGGTCCACGTCAGTCAGGGAAGACGACACTTTCGCAAAAAGTGTTTTCAGGCTATGAGTATGTCTCATTGGAAGACATAGACCACAGAGAATTTGCTCAAAATGACCCCCGGGGATTTCTTTTGCGGTATGGCGGAAAGGTTATCTTTGATGAGATCCAAAGAGTACCGCAACTGATATCCTATTTACAGACACATGTTGATAAACACAAAGAAAATGGCCAAATAGTAATAACCGGATCCCATAATTTTCTCTTGATGGAACAGATCAGTCAATCATTATCCGGACGTGTAGGAATCGTAAAACTTTTGCCGTTTACTGCGTCTGAACTAAAAGCAACCAATAACAGCCTGGGTGATTTGCTGTACAATGGGATGTACCCCAGGATTTATGATCAGCATATTCGGCCTGAGACATTCTATAAAAATTATATTGCGACATACATAGAGAAGGATGTGCGTCAGATCAAACAGATCATGAATTTGGATAACTTTATGAAGTTTATCCGGGTGTTGGCTGGAAGAACAGGACAAGAGTTACATCTTGCATCAATAGGAGAGGAATGCGGAATATCTCATAACACAGTAAACGAATGGATCAGTGTACTTGAGGCGAGTTTTATCATATACAGGATACGGCCTTATTATAAGAACTATAACAAAAGGATAGTAAAAAATTCAAAGATCTATTTTACCGACACAGGACTTGTCTGCAATGTGCTAGGAATTAGAAAAAAAGAAGAACTTGATTATCATTTCTTGAAAGGGAGTATTTTCGAAACCTTTGTAGTCAATGAGCTGATGAAGGAAAATTTAAATACGGGAGAAAAAGTGGGACTCTATTTTTGGAGAGATAATCATAAAAAAGAGCTTGATATAGTGATAGATGCAGGAAGTCAAACGTATGGAGTGGAGATAAAATCCAGTGCAACGATTCAGGAAAAGTACTTTGCTGGACTTAAGTATTGGAGCGAACTCAGTGGGGTGGAACCATCGAAGATGTATTTGGTATACGGAGGAGAAGAAAGTTTTAGAAGAAACAACATGAATGTCGTGGGTTGGAGACACATAAAAGAAAAGCTTATGGAGAATGCTATATAA
- a CDS encoding AAA family ATPase, translating into MKSVPFPRHIPAAPTNPADKSSKKASFRIRDLFDDQSEGSEDEKASGLDEKLRQAYFWITNTAIISPFYDIEYHEQPPQSFFFGDSKVQVDLPTGQSYSSFVLIPLLTLAVRKRCLIVGGPGRGKTATSILMGLLAGYDLKDMKRAIQHGQPQMTVADLLGHPFPGDLMKSEDPSQIRISWRKWLGMRVKIIDEYNRIPTRTQSALLTVLADNYAEIMDQIYECPEAAWYLTANDDAGGGTYQVIEALKDRIDVVVRALHFNTRFLEDLQHRIETRFQPEKNIPGEIVFTEEELDTLYQEILAIQVPALIRKKIEFFARQFEFFEPASTKLEYMTKDTAKLSGLDFQELMSQESGKDQIRDLGSQAKNGLSVRKLMTMLLFTKALAYFRGHGEVEDEDVRQIIPFVLHDSLSPYLESPYFDSEENGPYRVDRITWIRKTYDLSCQEFERLKLQKHDPVEETEKLFRMGLEDLSIKEVEKRMFQIEQILKEMSKTQKLYGHMADDILKLKYFHQRYTNYRRWLQWK; encoded by the coding sequence ATGAAGTCAGTTCCTTTCCCTCGACACATCCCGGCGGCTCCGACCAACCCGGCGGATAAAAGCAGTAAAAAGGCGTCTTTTCGTATCAGAGACCTCTTTGATGACCAGAGCGAAGGTTCGGAGGACGAAAAAGCCTCAGGTCTTGATGAGAAATTGCGGCAGGCCTATTTCTGGATTACCAATACGGCGATCATCAGTCCGTTTTATGATATCGAATACCATGAGCAGCCTCCACAGTCCTTTTTCTTCGGAGATTCCAAGGTACAAGTAGATCTGCCCACAGGGCAAAGTTATTCCAGTTTCGTTCTAATTCCCTTACTGACCCTGGCCGTTCGTAAACGCTGCCTTATTGTGGGCGGACCGGGACGCGGTAAAACGGCAACCTCCATCCTCATGGGGCTTTTGGCAGGTTATGATCTGAAGGATATGAAAAGGGCCATTCAGCATGGCCAGCCCCAGATGACGGTGGCAGATCTGCTGGGACACCCCTTTCCCGGTGATCTCATGAAATCGGAAGATCCCAGTCAGATTCGTATCTCATGGCGAAAGTGGCTCGGCATGAGGGTCAAGATCATCGATGAATATAACAGGATACCCACCAGAACCCAGTCGGCGCTCTTAACGGTCCTTGCCGACAATTACGCAGAAATCATGGACCAGATCTACGAATGTCCCGAGGCAGCCTGGTATCTGACCGCCAATGACGATGCAGGGGGAGGCACATACCAGGTAATCGAGGCCTTGAAAGATCGAATTGATGTGGTTGTCAGGGCCCTCCATTTTAACACCCGTTTCCTGGAAGATTTGCAGCATCGTATAGAAACAAGATTTCAACCGGAAAAGAACATACCCGGTGAGATTGTATTTACCGAGGAAGAACTGGATACCCTGTATCAGGAGATTCTTGCAATTCAGGTTCCTGCGCTTATACGGAAAAAAATAGAGTTCTTCGCCCGGCAGTTTGAGTTTTTCGAACCGGCCTCCACCAAGCTGGAGTACATGACAAAGGATACGGCAAAGCTTTCCGGGCTCGATTTCCAGGAATTGATGAGTCAGGAGAGTGGTAAAGATCAGATACGGGACCTCGGCAGCCAGGCAAAGAACGGTCTGTCCGTACGAAAACTGATGACCATGCTCCTGTTCACCAAGGCTCTTGCCTACTTTCGGGGCCACGGAGAGGTCGAGGATGAGGATGTCAGGCAGATTATTCCCTTCGTACTTCATGACTCACTTTCCCCCTATCTGGAATCACCCTACTTTGACAGCGAGGAAAATGGTCCCTACCGGGTGGACAGAATCACCTGGATTCGCAAGACCTATGATCTCTCCTGCCAGGAATTTGAGCGTCTGAAGCTTCAGAAACACGATCCGGTGGAAGAGACGGAAAAGCTGTTTCGCATGGGGCTTGAAGATCTAAGCATAAAAGAGGTGGAAAAGCGGATGTTTCAGATCGAGCAGATTTTGAAAGAGATGAGCAAGACGCAAAAACTCTACGGTCATATGGCCGATGATATTCTTAAATTGAAGTATTTCCATCAGAGATACACCAATTATCGACGATGGCTGCAATGGAAATAG